In one window of Mercurialis annua linkage group LG4, ddMerAnnu1.2, whole genome shotgun sequence DNA:
- the LOC126678487 gene encoding uncharacterized protein LOC126678487 produces the protein MDIKVLRFSLYTIGFTPTGSESSLPPPEFVGRRRSSFVTAAAATSAAICLPAAAGVRLPAAAGNRLPCRQSSSSLAAFIAPLTVSRGRGNPAVRAPVEDIPVQDQQQEVEAAPPVQPRQPGEPPAELDDQGRALCFPDASRERLLNSGPVSRSMREIFRKCWFENGRAWRFLTPEQRDFYWEEFKKEYWWDTADYSDDVIKGVFMTHAANRYKDVIHRMREKDGKHTSISQDIWDSWQAVWASEDEKKKSDVARANRMSEPAGAGSGPVRHTGGSRSAIRHMDVLADELGRKPTATELYTRMHSTKADKGVMVDKRAQDMSDAIAQRLAAASQPPTGEGGSSSTAEVDETQLFLDIEGVNKKRRVYGLGSATSAYVDTTTSSRARTRSTQSQRTEEEIERRVRAGIQDGLRQITTEVEDLRAQQARTNERMAEIIQAEMAKMMQTLPPQYRPPPGPSDDDDTPTL, from the exons TCATCGCTACCGCCACCGGAGTTCGTCGGCCGCCGCCGGAGTTCCTTTGTCACTGCCG CAGCCGCGACTTCCGCTGCCATTTGTCTGCCTGCCGCCGCCGGAGTTCGTCTGCCTGCCGCCGCCGGAAATCGTCTGCCCTGCCGCCAGAGTTCGTCTTCCCTTGCTGCTTTTATTGCTCCCTTAAcggtta GTCGTGGTCGGGGTAACCCAGCTGTGCGTGCCCCTGTTGAGGATATCCCTGTTCAGGATCAGCAGCAGGAGGTGGAGGCGGCACCCCCCGTTCAGCCCCGACAGCCAGGAGAGCCCCCTGCAGAGCTGGATGATCAGGGGAGGGCACTGTGTTTCCCAGACGCCAGcag GGAGAGGCTGTTGAACTCTGGACCAGTCTCCCGATCTATGCGGGAGATCTTTAGAAAGTGCTGGTTCGAGAATGGGCGAGCCTGGCGGTTTCTGACTCCAGAGCAGAGAGATTTCTATTGGGAGGAATTTAAg AAGGAATACTGGTGGGATACGGCGGATTACAGCGACGACGTCATCAAAGGTGTATTCATGACGCATGCTGCCAACCGATACAAGGACGTTATTCACAGGATGAGAGAGAAGGACGGAAAACATACCTCGATCAGCCAAGATATCTGGGATTCCTGGCAGGCCGTCTGGGCGTCAGAGGACGAGAAGAAGAAGTCCGATGTAGCTCGCGCtaatcggatgagcgagcctGCTGGAGCCGGTTCCGGACCAGTACGCCACACAGGGGGATCCCGTTCCGCCATCAGACATATGGATGTGTTG gCTGACGAGCTCGGCCGCAAGCCTACCGCAACGGAGCTGTATACTCGGATGCACTCCACGAAAGCTGATAAGGGTGTCATGGTAGACAAGAGGGCCCAAGACATGAGT GATGCAATTGCTCAGAGACTTGCTGCTGCATCGCAGCCGCCGACCGGAGAGGGTGGTTCGTCTAGCACAGCAGAAGTCGACGAGACGCAGCTATTTCTGGAtatcgagggcgtcaacaagaagcgGCGTGTCTACGGGTTGGGTTCAGCGACTAGTGCCTACGTGGATACGACGACGTCTAGTAGGGCGAGGACCAGGTCCACACAGTCACAGCGAACTGAGGAGGAGATCGAGCGGCGTGTGCGGGCGGGGATCCAGGACGGACTGCGCCAGATTACCACTGAGGTGGAGGATCTCCGTGCCCAGCAGGCGAGAACCAATGAGAGGATGGCCGAGATTATTCAGGCCGAGATGGCGAAGATGATGCAGACTCTTCCTCCGCAGTATCGCCCACCCCCAGGTCCTtcagacgatgacgacactccgactttgtag
- the LOC126676331 gene encoding transcription factor RAX2, whose protein sequence is MGRAPCCDKANVKKGPWSPQEDEKLKEYIQKYNTGGNWIALPQKAGLKRCGKSCRLRWLNYLRPNLKHGDFSDDEDRIICTLYSNIGSRWSIIAAQLPGRTDNDIKNYWNTKLKKKLMNIITFNPNYYSQRQLPNTFSSLLQASSLPSSPSQSPFSSLLSSYSNSNAPTSASKMVQNQERFMGSLQNLHPVNDSLSSSDGSSLYSKESLENNIEDSEKKIGLWTDNEMDQYGLEEIRQLISTSSCNNFLFEENKIEEEQGMYY, encoded by the exons atgGGTAGAGCTCCTTGCTGTGATAAGGCTAATGTGAAGAAAGGTCCATGGTCACCTCAAGAAGATGAAAAGCTTAAAGAATATATACAGAAATATAACACTGGAGGAAATTGGATTGCTTTACCTCAAAAAGCAG GTCTAAAAAGATGTGGGAAAAGCTGCAGATTAAGATGGCTAAACTATCTGAGACCCAATCTCAAGCATGGAGATTTCTCTGATGATGAAGATAGAATAATCTGTACCCTTTATTCCAACATTGGGAGCAG ATGGTCCATTATAGCAGCTCAGTTGCCAGGCAGGACTGACAATGATATCAAGAACTATTGGAACACCAAGCTCAAGAAGAAACTTATGAACATCATCACATTTAACCCTAATTATTATTCTCAAAGACAATTACCAAACACTTTCTCTTCTCTTCTCCAAGCTTCATCACTGCCATCATCACCATCACAGTCACCATTTTCAAGTCTTTTGAGCAGTTACAGTAACTCAAATGCTCCTACTTCTGCATCAAAAATGGTACAAAATCAAGAAAGATTCATGGGTTCTTTGCAAAACTTGCACCCAGTGAATGATAGCTTGAGCTCTTCTGATGGAAGTAGCTTATATTCCAAGGAATCATTAGAGAATAATATTGAAGACAGTGAGAAAAAAATTGGGCTATGGACAGATAATGAAATGGATCAGTATGGTCTAGAAGAGATTAGGCAGCTAATTAGCACTAGTAGTTGTAACAACTTTTTATTTGAAGAAAACAAGATTGAAGAGGAACAGGGCATGTACTATTGA